Below is a window of Musa acuminata AAA Group cultivar baxijiao chromosome BXJ3-11, Cavendish_Baxijiao_AAA, whole genome shotgun sequence DNA.
TGAGGAGGAATCAAAGTTTCAattcacacaacaaatgaagggtCGAGAAGAATAAATAAGAGAAGATAAAGATCCAACAATAAAGTATAGATCAAGATCACAAATTCCCAAGTAAATCCAGTGGGTTGGACAACCATGGATGCAGCCAAGTCAAATTCAACTAAAAAGTAGCCTTTCGTGCCAAGCAACAACCAGACACTGGGCCCTCTCACCAGTTCACAGAACTATGCACAGGCAATTACCAAATCATTCTTCCAATAGATCACAAGAAACTTACTAGATTGGCAACAGACAGGAGTCCTCTACACTTGGTACTATGTGACTGCAAGAAACCTTTAGCTCATGTCCTTGATTGAATCACCCATCTATCTCACCGACCCAACTTTACAGCAACCCAGCGATGAGGACAGAGATGGAGCGCACAACCACACTAAACTTCACCAAGAGGAGCCGGCACCTGCACCTGCACCTGCACCTGCACCTGCACACATCATAAAAAGACTCACCACAAGGGATAAGGAAACAGCATTGCATTTAACTATATCTTGCCCGCATAGTGCTGCTGCACTCTGCAGCAGCAATGGCCACACCAACCGAGGTGGTGGCCATGCAACAAAAAAGAGGAACATGGTATCAAAACAAGCCTTCGCTTCTTCTTTTCTGTTCACCCAAGAAAGAAGCCTATACAAGACCAAGTCAAAACCTAGAGAAGTAGAGGGATCAGATACCCTCAGGAGCTGAAGTGTCGGAGTCCTCGTTTGCTTGGGAGTAGTGGGTGTGCTTCCTCGAAGAGCCCTTGCATAAATGGACGGGGTACTTGAGAGCATTGAGCTCCAGCTTCCTGAGGGCAGCCCGTCCCAGGTCCACCCCGCAGATGTCCGATAGCCTCACGAGGTAGAGCAGGACATCAGAGAGCTCCTCCCCAAGATGTTCCTTCTCATCCTCCTTCCAGTCAAGCAACCCTTTGGGCACCTCACCTTTCCACTGGAAGATCTCGGACAGCTCCCCGACCTCTCCCACCTAAAGAAGTAAACACAACAGCAGGCACGGATCTGGGGTTAAAGCACAAAAAAGAATCGCTAGGGACGAAGAAAGAGTCGGTTTTAGAAGGTCGTCGTCTCGTTCCTCCCAGCACAGGCATGCACAAGGGAAGGAAGCATAGGGCAAAAAAGGACATGAAAGAGAAGATCGtgaaggggggggtgggggtggaggAAGGAGTACCAGGGCTAGCAGGAGGTTTCTGGGGCTGTGGAATTGGTCCCAGTCCCTCTCCCTTGCGAAGTCTGCCATCTTCTTCCGCAAGCTTTCTAGGGTCACCCCTTCCTCTCCTGCCATGCCTGAGACAGCCCCTCGGGTCGGTGCCGTTTCGTATGTATGTATTATTCCCCGGACCCTTTTTGTAGGTGTCCTTGCAGTTTTAGTGGGCCACGATACCCAGGAGACAATGAAGGGGACAAAATGGAGTCCGGTGCTGCGGTTCTCCCTTCCCCAAAACGAATATAAAGATAAAAAGTTTCTGCTCCCTTCCGCAGGAGAGAAGACATAAAAAAGAAGCAGAGGCGTCGTTGATGAAGCACGGCACTTCCTTtctctctccatatatatatatatatatatatatatatatatatatatatatgctttaacAGCGGATTGAAAGTGTAGGACAGTGGTAGGAACGGAAACGCGGTCCAGCTCGCCAAGTAGGGTCCAAAATATCAAGTGAACATATTTTTGCCCTTTAAACAACCCATGAGACAGTAGTTTTTTGTTTTAACCTTAGTATCTATATCTGACATGCTGTGCTATTAAATGTAACACCAAcgttaaatgtatatatatatatatatatatatatatatatatatatatatatatatatatatatatatatatggctcaCTCGTCCTCCTGGCTGCGCAACCTCGCCAACTTGTTGGTAACAACAATGTCAACAAGCCGTGCAGCGAGCTCAACGATTGACTTACGCTTCCTCGTAGAGACATTATGTGCTATTTCAGCACAGTAAGTCGTGCCAGATTAAGGAAATGCAAGAATCTGCATTTGAGATGTCGTATGGGTATCTTTGACCGAGAAGTGAGAAGGTTATGCATCATGAGTAACTCCAACTCAGCAACATCGTGTACAACGAACTTCTTAAATTGGTTTGGCAGATAGTGACGTGTCTTCTTGTCAGAACCGTACCCAATATTTGGCATCAAAGCACATCCTTTAAACTTCCTTCTCACACGAGAATCGAATAGACTTACAATTTGCTATCACCAGAACATTCAAGTCATTGAAAATCTAATTCAGTCCAAACTTACAATTGCAATTAGCAAAAGCAGCATCATGTGATATGACCAGAAAATGAAATCTTTCAAAAGAAACACTTCCACATAAATAAATTAgccaaaatatcaaaaaataggtTATGCTAGTTGATAGGGTGCATTTTGGCCCTATGTGAACCACCGACAGACGCTGCAGACCAACGTGACACCGTATGCCTCCAGAAGCACGGGGTGCATGCTACGTCAAGCTCCAACAGTATGACTGTGCCGCTTGACCACCCCAAGAGCTGGGGGCGATGCCGTTTGCTGTTATGGCAGTATCGTATGATGCTGCTCAAACACCCCCGATGATGCCATCTCGTCAGAGCTATTGTTCCGCCCCCAAAGTTAACAGCCATGCCAGACCAGGGCCCGACCAATTCCCGCacgcaggtataaatacccccgacctgATCCAAGAAAAGGGGAGAcgaaaaaagagaataaaaatcAATCTAACTTGCTCGTCGAAGGGGCCAAGGTCGAGACAcacccgacgaaggccttttTACAGGGAGGTGGTCGTCATCAAGCCGCATGCGCCTTCACCTCGAAGTTGTCTCCCAATACGCAGAGGAGGGCGACCCAGTGGCTCGGATCCGACCGGTGCTAGTCTCGTCTCCCATTCCAAAGAGGAGCCCGCGTGGTGAGGAAGGTCGCCATCTATCCTGGGGACGAGCGGACACCTCTTCCCGCAAACGGAGGTCGGGGTCGACGGACCTTAGAAAGACAACCCTCGCATTCCCCCCAGAAGTTCCTGACGTCGGCAAGTGGgcctaaccgtgctgactcatcaatcATGGTACCTTTGTTTCTCAATAGattgacgctagaaggagggcccatgtCGCAGAAACAACTGGCGGGAACGCACCCCGGGAGGGAGCTCCCGACCGACCTCCCTTCCGCCGAGCCAAAGGACAAGCCCTCTCCGCCCATGCGGACGGTAGGATT
It encodes the following:
- the LOC135583017 gene encoding uncharacterized protein LOC135583017 isoform X2, which gives rise to MAGEEGVTLESLRKKMADFARERDWDQFHSPRNLLLALVGEVGELSEIFQWKGEVPKGLLDWKEDEKEHLGEELSDVLLYLVRLSDICGVDLGRAALRKLELNALKYPVHLCKGSSRKHTHYSQANEDSDTSAPEGAGAGAGAGSSW
- the LOC135583017 gene encoding uncharacterized protein LOC135583017 isoform X1, with translation MAGEEGVTLESLRKKMADFARERDWDQFHSPRNLLLALVGEVGELSEIFQWKGEVPKGLLDWKEDEKEHLGEELSDVLLYLVRLSDICGVDLGRAALRKLELNALKYPVHLCKGSSRKHTHYSQANEDSDTSAPEGAGAGAGAGAGSSW